A single window of Flavobacterium sp. 140616W15 DNA harbors:
- a CDS encoding SusC/RagA family TonB-linked outer membrane protein, which produces MKQTILIIMFLFTVQITLAQVKTIKGTVTDSNGITLPGASIAVKDERRGVTTDFDGKFSIEAQKGKTLTISFLGLETQNILIGDSNTIDVQLKEAAATVLSGVVVTALGIKREKKELGYSFQDVKGKELADNPTLSLAQSLYGKVAGVNISQTTAGIGGSSRVVIRGNRSISGDNQPLYIVDGVTLGNTGLAGITDSKSGRYAEGVDNGDGLSSINIDDIENISVLKGGAASALYGERGANGVIVITTKKGKRNSLKTEWNSTTTFDQISTKYEDYQTQYGTGSNGRLPLTNDIKNSQNATTSAWGPKFGSPDVMVRIFDGSYKPYQHVENNIKDFFRTGVTVNNSFSLSGGGENTTFRASYSNLNATDVIPKSDLKRNTFTLGVNSQIKKLTIDAKFSYIIEDTNNRPSLGDDASNLGLSVAALAPNIDQAWLKNYEDENGNYYPWNSDAYRLNPYFVLNENKNETEKNRIIANFSATYAITDWLSATGRAGIDRFTFTSSDFVNAGTTWPGRQNGSLINNTITFQEYNTEALLNAQKSIGDFNISLGVGANQRNSQRIFTGSTLTDMIINGQNKQSNFLSSVLNPKTNDEILVRSLYSYLRANYKNYLFLDFTGRNDWNSTLASASSSDYNNNYSFFYPSVSTSFIFTEGLDMNSGVLNFGKIRASWAGTAKALETPYATALTYNMQAKPLLGNPIGSVANNIIPNNTLKPEFTTSYEVGADLGFFKNRLELDLSYYYTKTKDQLIVLNTSQTSGFVGANANAGTVENKGIEALLKAGIFRNPNGFNWDITLNFAKNKNTLLELTSDTDTQIVSNARWAGAQIIAKVGESSTEIYGRKFQRSPDGKVIIGANGNPLLTQTYENLGRVAPDWIGGVTNEFSYKGISLRTNIDMKFGGKMYSMTNANAANTGLSNLTLEGRDEYNAWYGEQIAAGKTPADIAQLIPTAGLIVDGVKEIKDSNGNVTGYENNTTPVNPQTYWRSLYGDNATAEPFIYDASYVKLREVTLGYDFPKKWLKGTGFDKFKFSVIARNLWTIYSKVPNIDPESTYTSGNGQGFEYGSLPYRRSYGFNLQLSF; this is translated from the coding sequence ATGAAACAAACAATTTTAATAATTATGTTTTTGTTTACTGTGCAAATTACCCTAGCACAAGTAAAGACAATAAAAGGAACTGTCACCGACTCTAACGGTATTACACTACCAGGCGCATCAATAGCGGTAAAAGATGAAAGAAGAGGCGTGACCACCGACTTTGATGGAAAATTTTCTATTGAAGCGCAAAAAGGAAAAACACTAACAATCTCTTTCCTCGGACTAGAAACTCAAAATATACTTATAGGTGATTCCAACACTATTGACGTACAACTAAAAGAAGCTGCTGCAACAGTCCTTTCTGGAGTTGTAGTTACAGCCTTAGGAATAAAAAGAGAGAAAAAAGAACTTGGTTATTCTTTTCAAGATGTAAAAGGAAAAGAATTAGCCGATAACCCAACATTAAGTCTCGCTCAATCATTATACGGAAAAGTTGCTGGTGTAAACATCTCACAAACTACAGCTGGTATAGGCGGTAGCTCACGTGTTGTTATAAGAGGTAACAGATCTATTAGTGGCGACAATCAACCACTATACATTGTAGACGGAGTTACTCTAGGAAACACAGGATTAGCAGGAATTACAGATTCTAAATCCGGAAGATATGCCGAAGGAGTAGACAACGGAGATGGATTATCAAGCATAAACATTGATGACATCGAAAACATTTCTGTCCTAAAAGGAGGAGCTGCCAGTGCACTTTACGGAGAACGTGGTGCCAATGGAGTAATTGTTATTACAACAAAAAAAGGAAAAAGAAACTCTTTAAAAACGGAATGGAACAGCACAACAACTTTTGACCAGATTAGTACTAAATATGAAGACTACCAAACTCAATATGGTACTGGATCAAATGGAAGACTACCCCTTACCAATGACATAAAGAATAGCCAAAATGCTACCACAAGTGCTTGGGGACCTAAATTTGGATCTCCAGATGTTATGGTAAGAATTTTTGATGGTTCATACAAACCGTATCAGCACGTAGAAAACAACATAAAAGATTTTTTTAGAACTGGTGTTACCGTTAATAACAGCTTTAGTCTTTCTGGTGGTGGTGAAAACACAACTTTCCGCGCAAGCTATTCTAATCTAAACGCTACTGATGTTATACCAAAAAGTGATTTAAAAAGAAACACATTTACATTGGGTGTAAATTCTCAGATAAAGAAACTTACAATAGATGCTAAATTCAGCTACATTATAGAAGACACTAATAACAGACCTTCTTTAGGAGATGACGCTAGCAACCTTGGTTTATCTGTAGCCGCACTAGCTCCTAATATTGATCAAGCATGGTTAAAAAACTATGAAGACGAAAATGGAAATTATTACCCTTGGAACTCGGACGCATACCGATTAAATCCTTATTTTGTATTAAATGAAAACAAAAACGAAACTGAAAAAAATAGAATAATAGCCAATTTCAGTGCAACATATGCCATTACGGATTGGTTAAGCGCAACAGGAAGAGCTGGAATTGACCGATTCACATTTACATCTTCAGATTTTGTAAACGCAGGAACAACATGGCCAGGGAGACAAAATGGTTCTTTAATCAACAACACTATTACATTTCAAGAATATAACACCGAAGCGTTATTAAATGCCCAAAAATCAATAGGCGATTTTAATATCTCTCTAGGAGTTGGTGCTAATCAAAGAAACTCTCAAAGAATCTTTACTGGGAGTACACTTACTGATATGATTATTAATGGACAAAACAAACAATCTAATTTCTTATCAAGTGTTTTAAATCCAAAAACCAATGACGAAATATTAGTAAGATCTTTATATTCTTATTTAAGAGCAAATTATAAAAATTATTTATTTTTAGATTTTACAGGCCGTAATGACTGGAACTCAACACTTGCTTCTGCTTCTAGCTCTGATTACAACAATAACTATTCGTTTTTCTACCCTTCTGTATCAACAAGTTTCATCTTTACTGAAGGTTTAGACATGAATAGTGGCGTGCTAAATTTTGGAAAAATTAGAGCTTCATGGGCAGGAACTGCAAAAGCACTAGAAACACCTTATGCAACAGCACTTACTTACAACATGCAAGCAAAACCTTTATTAGGAAATCCAATTGGATCGGTTGCAAATAACATCATTCCAAACAACACTCTAAAACCCGAATTCACAACCAGCTATGAAGTTGGAGCTGATTTAGGATTCTTCAAAAATCGTTTAGAACTAGACTTATCCTATTATTACACCAAAACAAAAGACCAACTAATTGTTTTAAATACTTCACAAACATCTGGTTTCGTAGGTGCTAATGCAAATGCAGGAACAGTTGAGAATAAAGGTATCGAAGCTTTGCTAAAAGCAGGAATATTCAGAAATCCAAACGGTTTTAATTGGGATATAACCTTAAACTTTGCAAAAAACAAAAATACACTATTAGAATTAACAAGCGATACAGATACTCAAATAGTATCTAACGCAAGATGGGCAGGAGCTCAAATTATAGCTAAAGTAGGAGAAAGTTCTACAGAAATTTATGGTAGAAAATTTCAAAGATCACCTGATGGAAAAGTTATCATCGGAGCAAATGGAAATCCTTTATTAACACAGACATATGAAAACCTAGGAAGAGTAGCTCCAGACTGGATTGGTGGAGTTACCAATGAATTTTCATATAAAGGAATCAGTCTAAGAACCAACATAGACATGAAGTTTGGAGGAAAAATGTATTCAATGACCAATGCAAATGCAGCCAATACTGGATTATCCAACCTAACATTAGAAGGAAGAGATGAATACAATGCTTGGTATGGTGAGCAAATTGCCGCAGGAAAAACACCAGCAGATATAGCACAATTAATTCCAACAGCTGGACTTATTGTAGATGGTGTTAAGGAAATCAAAGACAGTAATGGTAATGTAACTGGATACGAAAACAACACAACTCCAGTAAACCCACAAACCTATTGGAGAAGTTTATATGGCGACAACGCTACTGCTGAGCCTTTTATTTATGATGCTTCTTATGTAAAATTAAGAGAAGTTACTTTAGGTTATGATTTTCCAAAAAAATGGTTAAAAGGAACAGGATTCGATAAATTTAAATTTTCTGTTATTGCAAGAAACCTATGGACTATCTACTCAAAAGTTCCAAATATAGATCCTGAATCTACCTATACAAGTGGTAACGGACAAGGTTTTGAATACGGTTCTTTACCTTACAGAAGATCATATGGATTCAACTTACAATTATCTTTCTAA
- a CDS encoding nitrilase family protein, with amino-acid sequence MKIALIQSVLHWESPERNRNHFEQIINGIKEAVDLIVMPEMFSTGFTMNPSQVAETMQGKTVLWMRSLAKAKKTAITGSLVIEENGNFYNRLLFVFPSGELQHYDKRHLFTLAGEDKVYTKGTRKLIVDYLGWEICPLICYDLRFPVFSRNAESYDLVLYVANWPKIRTNAWDTLLKARAIENVCYSIGVNRVGLDNHQFEHNGHSQAIDFLGEYLIKPQEVEGVFIVELDKEKMNETRKKLAFLNDKDSFTIEGL; translated from the coding sequence ATGAAAATAGCACTAATTCAATCTGTCCTTCATTGGGAAAGTCCTGAGAGAAATCGAAATCATTTTGAACAAATAATCAATGGAATAAAAGAAGCCGTTGATTTGATAGTAATGCCAGAAATGTTTTCTACGGGATTTACTATGAATCCGTCACAGGTAGCTGAAACGATGCAAGGAAAAACTGTTTTGTGGATGAGGTCATTAGCTAAAGCTAAAAAAACAGCAATTACTGGAAGTTTGGTAATTGAAGAGAATGGCAATTTTTATAACAGATTGTTATTTGTTTTTCCTTCGGGTGAATTGCAACATTATGATAAGCGTCATTTGTTTACCTTGGCAGGTGAGGATAAAGTATATACAAAAGGGACACGGAAATTAATCGTAGATTATCTGGGTTGGGAAATTTGTCCACTTATTTGTTATGACCTTAGGTTTCCTGTTTTTTCTAGAAATGCAGAGTCCTACGATTTAGTTTTATATGTAGCCAATTGGCCTAAAATACGCACTAATGCATGGGATACATTGCTGAAAGCACGCGCTATCGAAAACGTATGTTATTCGATAGGAGTAAATAGAGTAGGACTTGATAATCATCAATTTGAACACAATGGACATTCGCAAGCCATCGATTTTCTAGGAGAATATTTAATTAAGCCTCAGGAAGTAGAAGGTGTTTTTATTGTTGAATTAGACAAGGAAAAAATGAATGAGACAAGAAAAAAACTAGCCTTTTTAAATGATAAAGATAGTTTTACAATCGAAGGATTGTAA
- a CDS encoding Ig-like domain-containing protein, whose amino-acid sequence MLKSNSKYIFFLLTLFLVSCAKRGSITGGLKDTLAPVLESSFPKNFSTEFKGNTIKLTFDEYVKLKNANKQLIISPPMKNEPIITPTSASKFINIKIIDTLQPNTTYSFNFGQSITDNNEGNPYNQFKYIFSTGTYIDSLALGGKIKDAYNKEADSFVSVMLYEINDTFKDSVVYKENPRYITNTLDSLKTFRLENLKAGKYLLVALKDKGNNNKFNPKDDKIGFIKHPITIPNDTIYELELFKEILPLKTHKPAQVSGNRLIVGYDGKQDFKNLRPKITLKNNGEIIPSIVTQFPKKDSLQIWYKPLKADSLSMEINRGSYNKNYTFKVRDQKKDTLNISAIQNGTIHFRDRFTLESATPLVRFDESKIKLINKDSIAVPYKIEYDDFNQKLFFDFKKEPSEKYSFTLLPGALNDFYEKTNDTLKYNLSTRTTADYGNLTLDLRNVKRFPVIIELTDKKGEKVLASEYTEGTTKIEFNLLEPTLFTLRAIYDDNKNKQYDPGSFLEKKYAEEVIYFSKEVDVRANWDVEQVFDLSIPYTPEPEKKKTDKKK is encoded by the coding sequence ATGTTGAAAAGCAACTCAAAATATATTTTCTTTTTATTAACCTTATTTCTTGTAAGTTGCGCTAAACGCGGAAGTATAACTGGTGGATTAAAAGATACCCTTGCCCCCGTTTTAGAATCTAGTTTTCCTAAAAATTTCAGTACAGAATTTAAAGGAAACACTATAAAACTAACTTTTGATGAATATGTGAAATTAAAAAACGCAAATAAGCAATTGATAATTTCGCCACCAATGAAAAACGAGCCTATCATAACTCCAACTTCGGCAAGCAAATTTATCAACATAAAGATAATTGACACTTTACAGCCGAACACCACTTATAGTTTTAATTTTGGACAAAGTATTACCGACAATAACGAAGGAAATCCATACAACCAATTTAAATACATCTTCTCTACAGGAACTTATATAGATTCTTTGGCTCTAGGCGGAAAAATAAAAGATGCTTATAATAAAGAAGCAGATTCATTTGTATCTGTGATGCTATACGAAATAAACGACACCTTTAAGGATTCTGTTGTTTACAAAGAAAACCCACGCTATATCACCAATACATTAGACAGCTTAAAAACATTTAGATTAGAGAATTTAAAAGCAGGGAAATACCTTTTGGTTGCTTTAAAAGACAAAGGAAACAATAATAAATTCAATCCTAAAGACGACAAAATAGGCTTCATAAAGCACCCTATTACCATTCCTAATGACACTATTTACGAATTGGAATTATTTAAAGAAATACTCCCTTTAAAAACGCACAAACCTGCTCAAGTTTCTGGAAACAGATTAATTGTGGGATATGACGGAAAACAAGATTTCAAAAATTTGAGACCAAAAATCACATTGAAAAACAATGGCGAAATTATTCCTTCTATCGTTACTCAATTTCCTAAAAAAGATTCCTTACAAATATGGTACAAACCATTAAAAGCGGATTCATTATCGATGGAAATAAACAGAGGGTCTTATAATAAAAACTACACTTTTAAAGTAAGAGATCAAAAGAAAGACACTTTAAATATAAGCGCAATACAAAACGGAACCATACATTTTAGAGATCGATTTACATTAGAAAGCGCAACTCCTTTAGTACGCTTTGATGAATCTAAAATAAAATTAATAAATAAAGATTCTATCGCTGTTCCTTACAAAATAGAATATGATGATTTTAACCAAAAATTATTCTTCGACTTTAAAAAAGAACCATCAGAAAAGTACTCATTCACTCTTTTGCCTGGAGCACTAAATGATTTTTATGAAAAAACAAACGACACTCTAAAATACAATTTAAGCACTAGAACTACTGCCGATTACGGAAATCTAACTCTTGATTTAAGAAACGTAAAACGTTTTCCTGTAATCATAGAACTAACCGATAAAAAGGGAGAAAAAGTCCTTGCCAGCGAATACACTGAAGGTACTACAAAAATAGAATTCAATCTTTTGGAACCTACATTATTTACACTTCGTGCAATTTATGATGACAATAAAAACAAACAATACGACCCCGGGAGTTTCTTAGAAAAGAAGTATGCCGAAGAAGTAATTTATTTCTCAAAAGAGGTCGATGTTCGAGCCAATTGGGATGTTGAACAAGTTTTCGACTTGAGCATTCCCTACACCCCTGAACCTGAAAAAAAGAAAACAGATAAAAAGAAATAA
- the mce gene encoding methylmalonyl-CoA epimerase has protein sequence MNKIEHIGIAVKDIEVSNLLFEKLLGVSAYKSEAVESEGVITSFFQTGPNKIELLAATNPDSPIAKFLEKKGEGIHHIAFDVLDIVAEVERLKHEGFVVLNEVPKKGADNKLVVFLHPKSTNGVLIELCQEIK, from the coding sequence ATGAACAAAATAGAGCACATAGGAATTGCAGTTAAAGATATAGAGGTTTCGAATCTTTTATTTGAAAAGCTTTTGGGAGTTTCTGCTTACAAGTCTGAAGCGGTGGAAAGCGAAGGGGTTATTACTTCGTTTTTTCAAACAGGACCTAATAAAATAGAACTTCTTGCGGCAACCAACCCAGATAGCCCTATCGCTAAGTTTCTTGAAAAAAAGGGAGAAGGGATTCATCATATTGCATTTGATGTTTTAGATATCGTTGCAGAGGTGGAACGCTTAAAGCATGAAGGTTTTGTGGTTTTGAATGAAGTTCCGAAGAAGGGAGCCGACAATAAACTCGTTGTTTTCTTGCATCCTAAAAGTACAAATGGTGTTTTAATAGAGTTATGTCAAGAAATTAAATAA
- the dcm gene encoding DNA (cytosine-5-)-methyltransferase, which produces MEVIERISIDEFDEKKYLSKLVGPFDKAVLTHYLHNYGDNDVSKHYEKDAMKVLNNFVQYKQDEEQVKVVAEDVLEQLLFEVKNASFPTPKKSTFKFIDLFAGIGGFRLAMQNVGGKCVFTSEWELGAQKTYRKNFGEAPFGDITNEQVKNYIPQEFDVLCAGFPCQAFSIAGNQKGFADTRGTLFFDIEQIVLKHRPKVVFLENVKNLVSHDKGNTFKTIIDILEKKLGYKVYTKILNSMTHANVPQNRERIFIVAFDPNQVKHFSDFKFPSEIKLTKTIHDILEKGKQAENLYYSKDHAYFPELEKAMTSRDTVYQWRRVYARENKSNVCPTLTANMGTGGHNVPLIRDEFGIRKLTPKECFLFQGYPENYVLPSLANSKLYMQAGNSVTTTLIERISDEIINVLIHSQK; this is translated from the coding sequence ATGGAGGTAATTGAAAGAATAAGTATTGATGAATTTGATGAAAAAAAATATCTATCAAAACTTGTTGGACCATTCGATAAGGCTGTATTAACCCATTACTTGCATAATTACGGAGACAACGATGTTTCAAAGCATTATGAGAAAGATGCTATGAAAGTTTTAAATAATTTTGTTCAATACAAACAAGACGAAGAGCAAGTTAAGGTGGTTGCTGAAGATGTTTTGGAACAATTACTTTTTGAAGTAAAAAATGCATCATTTCCGACTCCAAAAAAAAGTACATTTAAATTTATTGATCTTTTTGCAGGAATTGGGGGGTTTAGACTTGCTATGCAAAATGTAGGAGGTAAATGTGTTTTTACAAGTGAGTGGGAGTTAGGTGCTCAAAAAACATATAGAAAAAATTTCGGCGAAGCTCCGTTTGGAGATATTACAAATGAGCAAGTAAAAAATTACATTCCACAGGAATTTGATGTTTTGTGTGCGGGTTTTCCTTGTCAAGCGTTTTCTATTGCAGGAAATCAAAAAGGTTTTGCTGATACAAGAGGGACGTTGTTTTTTGATATCGAACAAATTGTTCTTAAACACAGGCCGAAAGTTGTTTTTTTGGAGAATGTGAAAAATTTAGTTTCTCATGATAAAGGGAATACATTTAAAACTATTATCGATATTCTAGAAAAAAAATTGGGCTACAAAGTTTATACAAAAATTTTGAATTCAATGACACACGCCAATGTGCCACAAAACCGTGAGAGAATCTTTATAGTTGCATTTGATCCGAATCAAGTAAAGCATTTTTCGGATTTTAAGTTTCCGTCGGAGATTAAATTAACAAAAACGATCCATGATATTTTAGAAAAAGGAAAGCAAGCAGAAAATTTGTATTACAGCAAGGATCATGCTTATTTTCCAGAGCTTGAAAAAGCAATGACTTCAAGAGATACGGTTTATCAATGGCGTAGAGTTTATGCGAGAGAAAACAAAAGTAATGTTTGTCCAACATTAACCGCAAATATGGGTACAGGAGGGCATAATGTTCCTCTTATTAGAGATGAATTTGGAATCAGAAAACTAACGCCAAAGGAGTGTTTTTTATTTCAGGGTTATCCAGAAAATTATGTTTTGCCAAGTTTAGCAAATAGTAAGCTTTATATGCAGGCTGGAAATTCTGTAACGACAACTTTGATAGAACGAATTAGTGATGAAATCATAAATGTTTTGATTCATTCGCAGAAATAA
- a CDS encoding restriction endonuclease — MLFLKTQSEQNIKKYTNSLKAIGAFSNLFSSSEKPFIQYRVAENAFCEAFAAENLARADVAYDAIINGCGIGIKTFILSGNSKIEKVAEFNSLSTELRLLKGMDLANKLADCRNERIKFADRSYKTTNRIYHIIGRDKLELKIFEIPYDLIDKASIEIIAENKTSLKFKDSLNEYNFNISKSVLMKRFVVPKEHIKIDIEILKDPISVLLDLVKPDSQMSTKFINKNEISSSIGQLTQDELIPFKDYVILPLYSPNAKKLSKEPIVPLKSQLNQWNAGGRTRDFGEVYISIPAETRNNAPDFFPNKDSVFNLKIPNGNVFSAKVCQQDSKALMTNPNNAMSNWILREIFALAEGEILTYDKLKEIGYDSVKITKSSSDEYFIDFTPLDEYEKFMEKSKEDLA; from the coding sequence ATGTTATTTTTAAAAACACAATCTGAACAAAATATTAAAAAATATACCAACTCATTAAAAGCTATTGGTGCATTTTCTAATTTATTTAGCTCCTCCGAAAAGCCATTTATTCAATACCGGGTAGCCGAAAATGCATTTTGCGAAGCCTTTGCTGCCGAGAATTTAGCCAGAGCTGATGTTGCCTATGATGCAATTATAAATGGATGCGGAATTGGTATTAAAACATTCATCTTATCCGGGAATTCTAAAATAGAAAAAGTTGCCGAATTTAATTCACTTAGCACCGAATTAAGACTTTTAAAAGGAATGGACTTAGCAAACAAGCTAGCCGACTGTAGAAATGAAAGAATCAAATTTGCCGACAGATCTTACAAAACAACTAACAGGATTTATCACATAATAGGCAGAGACAAACTTGAATTAAAAATTTTCGAGATCCCTTATGATCTAATAGACAAAGCATCAATAGAAATAATTGCAGAGAACAAAACTTCTTTAAAATTTAAAGATTCATTAAACGAATACAATTTCAACATATCTAAAAGTGTTTTAATGAAGCGCTTTGTCGTCCCTAAAGAGCACATTAAAATTGACATTGAAATACTTAAAGACCCCATTAGTGTATTACTAGATCTAGTGAAGCCTGACTCACAAATGAGCACTAAATTCATCAACAAAAATGAAATAAGCAGCTCTATTGGTCAACTTACACAGGATGAACTTATACCATTTAAAGACTATGTAATACTACCTCTATATTCTCCCAATGCAAAAAAACTCTCAAAAGAGCCTATTGTTCCGCTAAAAAGTCAGCTGAATCAATGGAATGCAGGAGGAAGAACCAGAGATTTTGGAGAAGTATATATATCCATACCAGCAGAGACCAGAAACAACGCTCCTGATTTTTTCCCAAATAAAGACTCTGTTTTTAATTTAAAAATTCCAAACGGAAATGTTTTTTCTGCAAAAGTTTGCCAACAAGATAGTAAAGCGTTAATGACAAACCCAAACAATGCCATGTCTAATTGGATTTTAAGAGAAATTTTTGCCTTAGCCGAAGGGGAAATTCTAACCTACGACAAGCTCAAGGAAATTGGATATGACAGTGTAAAAATTACAAAATCAAGTAGCGATGAATACTTCATTGATTTTACCCCTTTAGACGAATACGAAAAATTCATGGAAAAAAGCAAAGAAGATCTAGCTTAA